From Blastochloris viridis, one genomic window encodes:
- a CDS encoding STN domain-containing protein, which produces MAPALAGCLLAGAASAAGSSDRIEFDIAEQPLSSALETFSRISRVQVLYESDLAFGLRSRGASGRFTPEAALEMLISGTDLRIRFTRDDAVVLMRPSAGTLLEPPLAPLGGAADLVLKPLRVEADEGDDERFRTYAGLLRADIEKALKQDTRTKGGRYSAGLKLWVDQHRAVRRTELVRSSGDRERDATIFRILQGLVVSEAPPPRMPNPIHVAITVRTL; this is translated from the coding sequence GTGGCGCCTGCTTTGGCGGGATGTCTGCTGGCAGGCGCCGCCAGCGCGGCCGGTTCCTCCGATCGCATCGAGTTCGATATCGCCGAGCAGCCGCTGTCGTCGGCGCTTGAGACGTTCAGCCGGATCAGCCGCGTCCAGGTGCTCTATGAAAGCGACCTGGCCTTCGGCTTGCGCTCGCGCGGCGCGAGTGGACGTTTCACCCCCGAGGCGGCGCTGGAAATGCTGATCTCCGGCACCGACCTGCGCATCCGTTTCACGCGCGACGATGCCGTCGTTCTCATGCGGCCGTCTGCCGGCACCTTGCTTGAGCCGCCGCTCGCGCCGCTTGGAGGGGCTGCTGATCTCGTCCTGAAGCCGCTGCGTGTCGAAGCCGACGAAGGTGATGACGAGCGGTTCCGGACGTATGCCGGCCTCCTGCGGGCCGACATCGAGAAGGCGCTGAAGCAGGACACCAGGACGAAAGGCGGCCGCTACAGCGCCGGGTTGAAGCTCTGGGTCGACCAGCACCGCGCGGTGCGGCGGACAGAGCTGGTGCGGTCCAGCGGCGATCGCGAGCGGGACGCCACGATCTTTCGTATCCTGCAGGGGCTGGTGGTGAGCGAAGCGCCGCCACCGCGCATGCCGAACCCGATCCACGTGGCGATCACGGTGCGGACGCTATGA
- a CDS encoding energy transducer TonB family protein, with protein MLALAALIVFVGWLARAGGPASQLGEGRVVQVSIVPAEGIVQHQAEAAAHQAAAIPAEPEREPALQIDRARDDSTKEPEPPSSRPPGARGSVSTTQVHAANSASLSAAFQQDIYDHVARYRRYPAAARAERLSGIVQLYFEVDRQGAVSNIRVASSSGHLILDSEAVDTIRRAAPLPPVPLGLAGRQRVLLPIDFSLKRSTS; from the coding sequence GTGCTCGCGCTCGCGGCACTCATCGTCTTCGTCGGGTGGCTCGCACGCGCCGGCGGCCCGGCGTCTCAGCTCGGAGAGGGCAGGGTTGTTCAGGTGTCGATCGTGCCGGCCGAAGGAATCGTCCAGCATCAGGCTGAGGCCGCCGCGCACCAGGCAGCAGCCATTCCGGCCGAACCGGAACGCGAACCGGCGCTGCAAATCGACCGCGCGCGCGACGACAGCACCAAGGAGCCCGAGCCACCCAGCAGCCGACCTCCCGGTGCGCGCGGAAGTGTATCCACGACCCAGGTCCATGCGGCGAACTCCGCGAGCCTCTCGGCAGCGTTCCAGCAGGATATCTATGATCATGTCGCGCGGTATCGCCGCTATCCCGCCGCCGCGCGCGCCGAGCGCCTGAGCGGGATCGTCCAGCTCTATTTCGAGGTGGATCGACAGGGAGCGGTGAGCAACATCCGCGTTGCGTCGAGTTCCGGCCACCTCATTCTTGACAGCGAGGCCGTTGATACGATCCGCCGCGCAGCCCCGCTGCCGCCTGTTCCTCTCGGGCTGGCGGGGCGCCAGCGCGTTCTTCTGCCCATCGATTTCAGCCTGAAGCGGTCTACGTCGTGA